The following is a genomic window from Saccopteryx bilineata isolate mSacBil1 chromosome 4, mSacBil1_pri_phased_curated, whole genome shotgun sequence.
gacagactcctgcctggtCCCTGACCGGATCCACTCACCAGTCCCTGTCTTgggtcaatgcttgaatcaatcgagctatttttagtggctgAGGCTGATGccctgggaccaaccaagctatccttagcccctgtggccaacacttgaaccaatgagCAACTGGctttaggaggggaagaggaagagaggggagagatggtgggggagaagcatatggttgcttctcatattggggatgtctatacaccaggccaacactctatccattgagcaaagcAGCCAGGacctcaaatacatttttttaaaaaaaccagcagaagaactAAAGGTAGAGATAGATAATTCAACATTAAAAAGTAATGACCTCAGTAACCATTTGTAATAATATCTTAAACAACTAAGGAAAAGATCAAACTAAAATAAGACTTGAAAATATAACCAAACTAGTACTAACAGACTTCTATAATATCCTCTacccaacaacagcagaatacacaatCTTCCCAGGCACCTGTGGAAAATTTTCCAGGATAGACCATATGCTATTTTCCAGGGTAAATCATAAAACAAGACTCAGTAAGTTAAAATGTTGAAGCCATGCAAAGAATGGTTTCCAACCACAGTGAAATCAAATTTAAACCAGAAGAAATTTAGGGAAGTTGGAAGATATATGGAAATTAAGCAACACCCTCGTAAATAACCAAAGGATTAAAAAAAGTCACAAAcgtaattagaaaatactttgaaatacAAGATAACCAAACTTAATTGGTGCCACTAAAGCTGTGCTAGGAGGGAAATGTATAGCTATAAATACCtgtattaataaagaaaaatcttaaatcaataatttaaCTTTCCActctgaaaaatggaaaaaataacacaataaaccaaaaataaggataaaaataaaaataataaggattataaatgaaatacaggttagatataaaatagggaaaaaaaatcaatgaatgcaaAAGTTAGTTTTCTGAATCAGTCAACAAAATGGACAGGCCTTTAGTTATACTGACCTATCccccaaagaaaaaataatcaaattattaaaattggaaataaaagagaggacaTAAATACCAATTTTatggaaatttaagaaaaaaactgtacagaattttttttttctgaagctggaaacggggtagatagactcccacatgttcccgactgggatccacccagcacgcccaccagggggcgatgctttgcccatccggggcattgctctgccgcaaccagagccattctagcgcctgaggcagaggccatggagccatcctcagcgcccgggccaactttgctccaatggagccttggctgtgggagaggaagagagagacagagaggaaggagaaggagaggcgtggagaagcagataggcacttctcctgtgtgccctggccgggaatcgaacccaggactcctgcacaccaggctgacgctctaccactgagccaaagggcCAGGGCTTTATGATTAATTGTATGTCAACAAATTAAATAACCtagaaataattactaaaatattcAGGGGTGGTGGAGCATgagaacaaaaatttatttttattattattattttttagagcgagagagagacagacatgaacagacagacagaaagggaaagagataagcatcaactcacagtcgtggcatcttaattgttcattgatagttttctcatatatgccttgaccaggggtctccagccgagagataaaggaaaaagaaagacgcTGTATCAATAAGActtcttaatgtaaaaaaaaaggaatctcaaAGTTTAACAATAATGGTTTACTTCTAATCAATTGTAAAATCCATCAAAATACAGGTTTCACCATGTACATGTGCACACGCAAATATCTGAATTTTATTGCAGATGTAGAGCAGCATGAGAATTGTCCAGAAGGCTAAAGCGTGGCTGTTGAAGTGGATGGCTGGCTGAAATGAAGTTGAACTCTTTGAAAGTGGGGAAGTCAAGAAACTGAAATGCATGAGCATTGGAAGAGTCATACATGGGGACTTGGAGGTTGTGTAAGACAATGACAGGATTTAGGCTGGAAAGACTAGGTTAGGTTCCAAGTGTTCTTTGTAAGGAAATGACTGAACAGACAGCTACGAGATGCATGTGAGGGCAGAGGGTTTTAATTAAGAAGGGAATGAATCTCAAAAGAAGTTGGAGAAATAATGAAATGATAGTGGACATAtaacacagagagaggaaggacattGACCCTAACCTTAAATAGGTTTTAAGCACCATGCATTACTGGTCTTCTTCTGCTATAAATTTTATGGAAGGCGTTATAACCAGAAATAGAAGAAACTTATATGAAGCTTGGTCTGAAATTGTTATGTGTCAAGAAATCAAATATGAAATAGTTTTCTATAATCCTTTTTTGATCTACTTACAGGGGAAAGTGATAGGGGGAATAATAAAGTAATTTAGCTGACATCTATTTATTCTTCACATTTATTtgtgaaatgattttatttaaattccttTGAATGTTAATTCTAATTTATTTGTGATTTCATTTCAATGCAACTATTTAGATAAATCTTTAACGTATGAAGCAGATTATTTATTACTGTATCCCTTTAGTATTTCAAtgccatatatattatatatacaggggtgggcaaaagtaggttaataataataaataatacaataatgaataaatgacacaataataaactgtttcatgtattcataactgtaaacctacttttgcccacccctgtatatatattatacattgcAAACTCAAGAACATCAAAATAGTTCTATGAATATATAGTGTAAAtttcctgtttttattctttatggtTGTTAagcttgtttctctgtctccatgCACCAACCCCCACACACCTTAGTTTTAAAGATTTGGCATACTGGCATACTGATATTAGAAGAGAGATATTTACTAGGAGTCTCCATTCCACTAGATAGTGATTATTATTAGGTCTTAAATATTCTTAggctttttttgtgtatgtggcagagacagacagagagagtcagagagagggacagatagagatagacaggaagggagagagacgagaaacatcaattctttgttccggttccttagttgttcattgattgatttctcatatgtgccttgaccggagggctacagcagaccaagtgaccccttgctcaagccagcgaccttggttgggctcaagctggtgagccttgctcaaaccagatgagcttgcgctcaagctggtgacctcggggtcttgaacctgggtcctccacatcccaacccgatgctctgtccactgcactaccgccctGTCAGGCAGGTCTTAAATATTCTTCAGAGGAATGTTTCACTGAGATTACTTTCTAATACCCCAAATCATAACAACATGATAGGTGTTTGTAGTTACTATTTATTATTAAACTCTTAATTCTTATGGAAAGCTGCTCGCCATGCCTTTGCCTATATAGACTCTTATTAAATTGAAATCATTCCAAGATGAGCATGTATGGTCACTGCGTATGTTTTTTATTAAGGGGCAAGGGGATGATCTGGAATGCAAGTGTTTCTATGGATTAAACATAGCACAGCAACCTAGCAACTTTAAAGTAAATCCAGCTTACTTTTGCTTTAATGCACACAGATTTCAAATCAATACttagcattaatattttaattgaaaattaacATTGCCATGATTGGAAGTGAAGATCAGCATCCTGATATTTAGGAGAGGGCTACTTGTTTGGGAAGGTCATTACACCTGAGAGCACATTGTTAGAGAAAAACAAACCATTTGTTTCCTGGAGAAAGGACACAAAGTAAACACTTGAATTGGTGGTCAACTATAATTTGCTTCTAGAGCTGGAAACTCTGACAACACTACAGTTTGGATGAATAGCAGCACACATATGTATCAGTGACTTtgaaaacaaagtataaaaaagCCAAGGGGAAAGTTACTAGTTTAAAGTTCTGCTTCTCATTACAAGGACTTGAAGCTTTCTCCCTCCACCTGACAGCAGGATGTGCTCTTGTTGCTATGCCAGCGTGCTCCTCAGCTGCTCTTCCTAAATAATCCCTCTTTCAAGAAACACATGGTATTTGAGTCTGGGTTGTCAACAATCCTTTATTTTTTGCCTAGGAATTTTAAACCAATATGTTCCCAGTCTAAACAAAGTAGGtagagtttttttttccattgtggaaaaaaaaaaaaaaaggaattgctaTTTGCTTCCAATGTCTTAACACATTCAACCACTTCTTCAAATTCCCCAGAATAAACACAAGAAAATGTTCCTCTCCAGCAGAATCCCAGTCCCCAGTACCACCCTAAGGCACCTGGCATCTCTTCCATAACAGGGATGGAGCGTCCAGTTCCTCGGTAGACAAGAAGAAATTTAGGTGAAGGGAACTTCTGCAGGAATCCACAGTTCCACAGATAAgctcctcttctcctttttcctttttattgaaagtGTAAAACTGCTCACAAGAAGTGCTCACTGTCGGGTTTCCTTTCCTTAAGAGTCTCCGGAGCCAAAAGAGGACCCAGTCAGTGAGGTGCCCCCTGCTCTGTCCCGCAGACTGCAACCTTTACCCCATTGTCTGTGCAATGGGCAGAATCGGAGCGCAGAGCAGTGGCCTCATCAGCATCACTCTCCACACCAGCAGGAGCCAAAGGCCCCTTTCGTGGTCTGGAGGAAGGGTTTTTGTGAAAGCAGAGTTTGAAAAGCCCCAGCACTGTCATGGTCAAGATCACCAATACTACTACTGCTATGCTCACAAGTATGAAGACGATGGTGGAGGAGGAGTCCAAAACCTGGGACTCTAACTTTGTATCAGAAGAAGATATGGAATTAGACTTGGGAATCGCGCTTCCTGACGAAGTGATGGAGGCCTTTGAGTTAGCTTGAGGGGATATTTGAAGGGTAGGCATAGTGCTCTGTGCCCTCCACCCAGGAATCTCGGGAATATATGTTCCTGAACTGCCTTGTCCAGGGACATGGGTTATCTCTTCTGGTTTCTCATGGACCCTCGGTGACCACGTTCTCCTCACCACCGGGCTGGCTGCAGTGGGAGGATACCTGGTGGACACCAAGGTTCCCCCAGGGTCCGGCTGTCCTCCACCATTGGTTACACAAGAGCCTCCGTCTTTCCCCAGCACAAATCCTGCAGCACACTCGCAGACAAAGCCTTCCATGTCGTCTAGGCAATTAGAGAGCTCCGTGCATTTGCCTGCACGGAGATACCTCCCTGGGCAAGGACAGAGCACGGCCCCGGAACGTATCCCGCCCCAGCGAGAGCCGACCTCGTCCACGATGCAGGTGGCTGTGACGGATCGCTGTCCGGGGCACAGCGCACTCACCTTGGTCCCAGGGGGACTGAAGTCCAGCGCCGCGCTGTGCAGTTGGAAAGGCGCGTGGTAACTCAAGTTAGAGGCGGCCCCCGGGCGCGGCGCAGGGCACAAGCCCTTAAACTGGTACTTGCACAGGTAGCCGTCGGCGCGCACGTGGCAGCGCATCTCCTTCCAGCCTGCGGGCTCGACTCCCCCGGTGGCCTGGAGTCCCGCGCAACTCCGCACAGTGCAGGAGCGTTTGGGCTCGTGCACCCACTGCAGCGTTTCGTTTTCCGACCCGCCAACGTCGGGGGACAACCAGGAGAAGCCCCGCAACGGCTCGTTCTCCAGGGTGCAGTGGGATCGCCCGCGCTCCAGCGCCACCCAGAACAGAAGGTCTTTGGAGCCTCCGCCGGGCCTCGGGCCGGCCCGCAGGACAGCGAGCACTGTTTGGAGCTCGGCGCCCCCGCGCACGGTGCTGAGCGCCCCGCCGCGCAGGGCGCAGGCCTCCTCGGCCGCCAGCCGATTGATGGTCGCGTGGTGCAGGCTGTAGCAGGCGCCTGGGGCCGAACAGCTCGCGCGGTCGGCGGTGGGGTGCTCGCCGCGTCCCGGCCGGGGCCAGAACGCCTGCCAGAGGAGGCACAGGGCGAGCGCCGGCCTCATTTTGGAGGTCCTGCGCCCACAGCTGCTCCCAATTTAGACCTGTCCAGGCCAAGGGCACGGAGCTGTCCCTGGAGCTCGGTCACCGCCCTTTACAGCGGTTCTACCCTTACTTCCTCCGCCCCACTCCCGCCCCCAGCCTCCAAGAATCCCCACTACAGTCCTGGCAGCGAACAGCTTCCCTTAGGCCGTGACAGGAAATGTGTCCCAAGCTCTGCCAGGCCCGGTGCAGTCCTGACTTAGGGGTCAGGAACACAGCTGGAGCCGGGGCATTGGGAACGCAGTGCACCAGAAGGCTAAACACCCTGCTAAGAGCCGGGGGAAGGAGTCGGTGCCTGCGTAAAGGGTATTTTCTTCCTCGGTTAGGGTGTTTTAGGACCTGAGATAACCAAACACTTCGGTGAACGTTGACAGGAAGGGCTGGAGAAGAGGAACTTGCTCCCTGCCCACGCCCGCCCATTGTGCTTCATCCGGAGCGGTGGTGTTGACCTCACAACAACTTGTGATGGTTCCAGCTTTCACCAGGCCTGCGAAGGCTAGGGGAAAGCCTTGTGAGAAATATAAGCATTTCCCTTTGCCACCAGGGGCAGCGCTATTTATACGTCGCTGTTGTGGGCTCAGCCTCTCTATCCTATCAAAGGGGATTCAGGAGTGCTGATTGCTAATAAAAGGATTAGCGTTCCTTTTGGGTATCTTAAATGGGAAGTCCAGCTTCTTGGATCAGCACTTGTCTTCAATGTTTGCTTTTCGCttccatttgtctctcttttAAATGGCCTACGTTGGTTTATTCGGGAAAGGGAAAACGTATTTCTAGGCCCAAATGAACAATAATGGCCATAGATCTTAACCTTTGGTGGGTGTTAGGTTCCTTATCACTATGTTGGTTCATGACTTCttaaagcatatatatatgtatgtatgtatatgtacgtGGCCTTATTAATGTTTGAGAACAACTCCCTCCACATGTGATTTTACTTTTGaactattttaacattttctcctATGATTAAGTGTCAATAGTTACAGCAGTTGAGTTGTAACTTGAAGGGACACCAGAGTTCAAtatccttaagaaattaaaatagtcaTAGTATCataatgcatattttatattgtaaaaaaaaagtaccctGCAAGTTAAAAGATGGGTGAGTCAATTTTTTCAGAGTTCCAATGAGTGTTTTGTCAAAATATAAACACTTAAATTCAGCTGGGAGTGGGGAAGAATCAAAGATAAATGAAGAAAGGTGAAACACTGCACTGTGAAAGAATTTTCTGGTTAACAACTTGGACAATTCTACATCATTTTGAGAAATAGTATGTCTATATTGGCTCACAGTGACCAAATGtggtaataaatacatacagtttcacctgacctgcggtggcgcagtgggtaaaagcattgacctggaacactgaggtcactggttcgaaaccctgggctttcttggtcaaggcacatatgggagttgatgctttctgctccttcccttctctctctctctctctctctgtctgtctcctctctctaaaatgaataaataaaatctaaaaaataaataaaaattaaaagaaatacatacagtttCAACTAAGCCCTCTTAAACATGCgtgatacttttaaatatttatattcagaaTAGAAGTTGTCATCCATGAATAATACATGCCACACTTTTAAATTCACTAAGGACAGGTAGGAAGAAAGGTTTCAAGATCTTATTTGTATGTTCCCATCTCATTTTTACTACTACACTCACTCTTCTCCACTTGGAAATTCCATGCATCTTAACCAAGGATAGTAAACACCATGAATCATCATCATACTTTCCTTGCTTTTGCTGACTGAGTTTTGCAGCAGGATTTCCCTCCTATCTTCTCTGTTTCCCTATTCAAAAGACATTCATTAGTCCTTCATTTCAGATATCCAAGAATAACCTTAAGCATGACTTTGCATTAAAATTTTGAACTAATGTCTTATGAAAAAGGAACATGAAAATCCTGAAATGTAATtgtatggattttttaaaatacttaatcaCTTGGGTCAGTTTTGTATGcctttggaatctaatgaatatgTGTTTGTAAATGGGTCCATCTAAcactgtatattttaataaaataaattcttttataaacCTAAGTAgttaataaactatcttttagatatttttaaaatcacttgggATGAGATGAGATTTCTAGAGTAAGGAAGAATTTAGAGTAAGGAGAGCTTATAATAAATACATGATCTCATGCTCTGGCATCTTGTCTAGGGAGGCAAGATATTAAAAGAGAACCTATGTTCtcttaagccttaggctataaggaccttgccagtttacagcctgtctcccacacccaatgcaaacgataagcgagcaaacatatatatcatatttacaaacttatttgactaacagttgTGATGTTGAAAAgtctttttattgtggtaaggtgccaaagaggtgtaaaacttagtattggcaacgccattttaaagaggaaaagtcaggctttctgtcctgtcctttctttggaaaatggagaaaacaggatatagaagtctcctgacttacaaggacaactgggtcatttagttttagctCTCTGAAAGGAtgaaggttatctgaagaactttctttccctttcaataaaagacaaaattaatataccactctacactgattttagctcttcctcccttcctggaatcctgagattaacatgtacctctaggcaaaggaggaaagatagacactaaaaggtttatgaatggattttgatatgtaaaatgacatcaccattgtgttaccttgaaagttttaacgagagccttggcctggcgtgcagaagtcctgggttcgattcctggccagggcacacaggagaagctcccatctgcttctccacccctccccctctccttcctctctgtctctctcttcccctcccgcagccaaggctccattggagcaaaaatggcccgggcgctgggggtggctccatggcctctgcctcaggcgctagagtggctctggtcacaacagagcgacgccctggatgggcagagcatcgccccctggtgggtgtgccgggtggatcctggtggggcgcatgcgggagtctgtctgactgcctccttgtttccagcttcagaaaaaaaaaaaaaagttttaacgtttttttaaattccctagacaaatgttataagcttgttaatgattgtcatgctccccccccccaacc
Proteins encoded in this region:
- the CLEC14A gene encoding LOW QUALITY PROTEIN: C-type lectin domain family 14 member A (The sequence of the model RefSeq protein was modified relative to this genomic sequence to represent the inferred CDS: inserted 1 base in 1 codon); protein product: MRPALALCLLWQAFWPRPGRGEHPTADRASCSAPGACYSLHHATINRLAAEEACALRGGALSTVRGGAELQTVLAVLRAGPRPGGGSKDLLFWVALERGRSHCTLENEPLRGFSWLSPDVGGSENETLQWVHEPKRSCTVRSCAGLQATGGVEPAGWKEMRCHVRADGYLCKYQFKGLCPAPRPGAASNLSYHAPFQLHSAALDFSPPGTKVSALCPGQRSVTATCIVDEVGSRWGGIRSGAVLCPCPGRYLRAGKCTELSNCLDDMEGFVCECAAGFVLGKDGGSCVTNGGGQPDPGGTLVSTRYPPTAASPVVRRTWSPRVHEKPEEITHVPGQGSSGTYIPEIPGWRAQSTMPTLQISPQANSKASITSSGSAIPKSNSISSSDTKLESQVLDSSSTIVFILVSIAVVVLVILTMTVLGLFKLCFHKNPSSRPRKGPLAPAGVESDADEATALRSDSAHCTDNGVKXCSLRDRAGGTSLTGSSFGSGDS